One window from the genome of Erwinia sorbitola encodes:
- the glxR gene encoding 2-hydroxy-3-oxopropionate reductase, whose protein sequence is MKVGFIGLGIMGAPMAEKLIAGGHQLYANTRREVPAALVKQGAIACKTPQQVVDEAEIIFIMVPDTPQVEEVLFGEHGCAKGKLTGKVVVDMSSISPLETKRFAAKVNELGAAYLDAPVSGGEVGAKQGTLTIMVGGDEATFARVKPLLELMGKNITLIGGNGDGQTCKVANQIIVALNIEAVSEALLFASRAGADPAKVREALMGGFASSRILEVHGERMIKRAFSPGFRISLHQKDLNLALQGAKDMSLSLPNTASCQELFNVCAANGAADLDHSALVQALEIMGNHKISS, encoded by the coding sequence ATGAAAGTAGGATTTATTGGTCTGGGCATTATGGGTGCGCCAATGGCGGAAAAACTCATCGCTGGTGGACATCAGCTGTATGCCAATACCCGTCGCGAAGTGCCTGCTGCATTAGTAAAACAGGGTGCGATTGCCTGCAAAACTCCACAGCAGGTAGTGGATGAAGCAGAGATTATCTTCATTATGGTACCGGATACGCCGCAGGTTGAAGAGGTACTGTTTGGTGAGCATGGCTGCGCCAAAGGTAAGCTAACAGGCAAGGTGGTGGTGGATATGAGTTCCATTTCACCGCTGGAAACTAAGCGTTTTGCAGCAAAAGTTAACGAACTGGGCGCGGCCTATCTGGATGCGCCGGTATCCGGCGGGGAAGTGGGTGCCAAGCAGGGCACGCTGACCATTATGGTCGGTGGCGATGAGGCGACCTTTGCGCGTGTTAAACCGCTGCTGGAACTGATGGGCAAAAATATCACCCTTATCGGTGGGAACGGCGATGGACAAACTTGTAAGGTTGCTAATCAGATTATTGTGGCGCTGAACATAGAAGCTGTCTCTGAAGCCTTGCTATTTGCATCTCGTGCGGGGGCTGATCCGGCCAAAGTACGTGAGGCTCTGATGGGCGGTTTTGCCTCATCACGCATTCTTGAAGTGCACGGTGAGCGAATGATTAAACGTGCATTCTCACCTGGTTTCCGCATATCTCTGCATCAAAAGGATCTTAATCTGGCGTTGCAGGGGGCTAAGGATATGTCACTTAGCCTGCCGAATACGGCATCTTGCCAGGAGTTGTTTAATGTTTGTGCCGCTAATGGCGCAGCAGATCTCGACCACTCTGCGCTGGTTCAGGCACTGGAGATCATGGGTAATCATAAAATATCCAGTTAA
- the hyi gene encoding hydroxypyruvate isomerase — MPKFSANLSMLFNEVDFMQRFRLAKQQGFSAVEYMFPYDYPMDAIRKELDENQLTQVLQNLPAGDWAAGERGIACLPGRESEFRDGVGLAIDYAKKLGCGQINCLIGNVDPSLSQHHTDELVIANLSYAAQELADANIRLLIEPINKYDMPNFYLKTSQQAIELIEKIGNPNIYLQYDIYHMQRMEGELTQTMERLLAKISHIQVADNPGRNEPGTGEINYDYIFSALDRMGYSGWIGCEYKPKDTTESGLSWMKKYQS; from the coding sequence ATGCCTAAGTTTTCGGCAAACTTATCGATGCTGTTTAATGAAGTTGATTTTATGCAGCGTTTTCGCCTCGCGAAACAGCAGGGGTTTAGTGCTGTAGAGTACATGTTCCCTTATGACTACCCGATGGATGCGATACGCAAAGAGCTGGATGAAAACCAGTTAACGCAGGTGCTGCAAAACCTCCCCGCTGGTGACTGGGCTGCGGGTGAACGCGGCATTGCCTGCCTGCCAGGGCGTGAAAGTGAGTTTCGCGATGGGGTTGGTTTAGCGATTGATTACGCGAAAAAGCTGGGCTGTGGGCAAATCAACTGCCTGATTGGTAATGTGGATCCTTCCCTCAGTCAGCATCATACCGATGAACTGGTTATCGCTAACCTCAGCTATGCCGCTCAGGAACTGGCTGACGCAAATATTCGCCTGCTGATCGAACCAATCAATAAATATGATATGCCGAACTTTTATTTAAAAACGTCACAGCAGGCGATCGAATTAATTGAGAAAATTGGCAACCCTAATATCTATCTGCAATATGACATTTATCATATGCAGCGGATGGAAGGGGAGTTGACGCAAACAATGGAGCGTCTGCTCGCTAAGATAAGCCATATACAGGTTGCAGATAACCCAGGACGTAACGAACCAGGCACCGGCGAGATTAATTACGATTATATCTTCTCAGCATTGGATCGCATGGGTTATAGCGGTTGGATCGGCTGTGAATATAAGCCGAAGGACACGACAGAAAGTGGCCTGTCATGGATGAAGAAATATCAATCCTAA
- the gcl gene encoding glyoxylate carboligase has translation MAIMRAVDAAMYVLEKEGVTTAFGVPGAAINPFYNAMRKHGGIKHYLARHVEGASHMAEGYTRAEPGNIGVCIGTSGPAGTDMITGLYSASADSIPILCITGQAPRAKLHKEDFQAVDIESIAKPVTKWAVTVQEAALVPRVLQQAFHLMRSGRPGPVLVDLPFDVQMAEIEFDPDTYSSLPAYKPAATQAQIDKALDLLCAAKKPLIIAGGGIHNADAADLLQELAEICNVPVIPTLMGWGSIPDDHPLMAGMAGLQTSHRYGNANLLDSDLVFGIGNRWANRHTGSVDKYTAGRKVIHIDIEPTQIGRVICPDLGIVSDARIALQMLVDTARSRFEKGQLPDRAAWCATCLERKQTLLRKTHFNDTPIKPQRVYEEMNRAFGREACYVTTIGLSQIAAAQMLNVFKPRHWINAGQAGPLGWTLPAALGVRVADPKRKVVALSGDYDFQFMIEELAVGAQFKLPYIHVLVNNAYLGLIRQSQRGFDMDYCVQLSFENINNPDLGEFGVDHVKVAEGLGCKALRVFKPEDIAPAFKQAEELMNKHQVPVVVEIILERVTNISMGTELDNVNEFEATASTPEDAPTSVSFFDYR, from the coding sequence ATGGCAATTATGCGAGCAGTAGATGCGGCAATGTACGTGCTGGAAAAAGAGGGGGTCACCACAGCTTTCGGGGTTCCTGGTGCGGCAATCAACCCGTTTTATAACGCAATGCGCAAACATGGCGGCATCAAGCATTATCTGGCGCGGCACGTAGAAGGGGCCTCGCATATGGCGGAAGGCTATACCCGTGCAGAACCTGGCAACATCGGCGTTTGTATTGGAACCTCCGGTCCGGCGGGCACCGATATGATTACCGGGCTGTACTCTGCTTCGGCCGACTCCATTCCAATTTTATGTATCACCGGACAAGCGCCACGCGCAAAACTTCATAAAGAAGATTTTCAGGCTGTAGATATTGAGTCGATTGCTAAACCTGTGACCAAGTGGGCCGTTACCGTGCAGGAAGCTGCACTGGTACCGCGCGTGTTGCAGCAGGCGTTTCACCTGATGCGTTCTGGCCGTCCTGGACCGGTACTGGTCGATTTGCCGTTTGATGTGCAGATGGCGGAAATTGAGTTTGATCCGGATACCTACTCTTCTTTACCAGCCTACAAACCAGCGGCCACTCAGGCGCAGATCGATAAAGCATTAGACTTGCTGTGTGCGGCGAAAAAACCATTAATTATCGCTGGTGGCGGTATCCATAATGCTGATGCTGCGGATCTGTTACAGGAATTAGCTGAGATTTGTAATGTGCCGGTCATCCCAACGCTGATGGGCTGGGGCTCAATCCCGGACGACCACCCGTTGATGGCCGGTATGGCTGGCTTGCAGACCTCGCATCGTTATGGCAACGCCAACCTGCTGGATTCCGACCTGGTATTTGGTATCGGTAACCGTTGGGCGAACCGTCACACCGGCTCAGTAGATAAATACACTGCTGGTCGTAAAGTCATCCATATTGATATTGAGCCGACACAGATTGGTCGGGTCATCTGCCCTGATCTGGGTATCGTTTCTGATGCGCGTATCGCGCTGCAAATGCTGGTAGACACTGCGCGTAGTCGTTTTGAGAAAGGGCAGTTACCCGATCGCGCCGCATGGTGTGCAACCTGCCTCGAGCGTAAACAGACCCTTCTGCGTAAAACCCACTTTAATGACACGCCTATCAAACCGCAGCGTGTTTATGAAGAGATGAACCGCGCCTTTGGACGCGAAGCCTGCTATGTCACCACCATTGGTTTGTCGCAGATCGCTGCCGCGCAGATGCTGAACGTGTTTAAACCTCGCCACTGGATTAACGCTGGTCAAGCTGGCCCGCTGGGTTGGACACTGCCAGCTGCGTTGGGTGTACGTGTAGCCGATCCAAAACGCAAAGTTGTCGCGCTGTCTGGCGACTACGACTTCCAGTTTATGATCGAAGAGCTGGCAGTCGGCGCACAGTTTAAACTTCCGTATATCCACGTTCTGGTGAACAACGCTTATCTGGGATTAATCCGCCAGTCACAGCGTGGTTTCGATATGGACTATTGCGTACAGCTGTCATTTGAAAATATTAACAATCCAGATCTTGGTGAATTCGGCGTAGACCACGTCAAAGTTGCCGAAGGGCTGGGATGTAAAGCGCTGCGCGTTTTCAAACCGGAAGATATTGCTCCGGCATTCAAGCAGGCTGAAGAGTTAATGAACAAACACCAGGTACCTGTGGTCGTGGAAATTATTCTTGAGCGCGTTACCAATATTTCCATGGGCACCGAGCTGGATAATGTAAATGAGTTCGAAGCGACTGCCTCGACGCCGGAAGATGCGCCAACGTCAGTTAGTTTCTTTGATTACAGATAA
- the allR gene encoding HTH-type transcriptional repressor AllR, translated as MTELRRKGRPSTEAAATKGAQALDRGLEILQYLANAGGSSSVSVLSEKLELPLSTTFRLLKVLEKSEFVFQDPQLGWWHIGIQSFTVGSAYMNDRDVVSVAGPFMRRLMLLSGETANLAIRNNFDAVLIRQCECQAMVRMCAPLGSRLPLHASGAGKALLYPLAEEEMLDLIVRSGLQAYTPKTLTSVNLLRKDLHQSLMQGYTIDDEEHALGLNCLASAIFDRNNNVIAAISISGPSSRVGEERFKELGELVGEVARDISAALGESRSKA; from the coding sequence ATGACTGAATTACGCAGAAAGGGGCGACCATCCACTGAAGCCGCAGCAACCAAGGGGGCGCAGGCTTTAGATCGTGGGCTGGAGATTCTTCAGTATCTGGCAAATGCTGGCGGGAGTTCATCCGTCTCCGTACTGTCAGAAAAGTTAGAATTGCCGCTTTCTACTACGTTCAGGTTGTTGAAAGTTTTGGAAAAATCTGAGTTTGTTTTTCAAGATCCGCAGCTTGGTTGGTGGCATATTGGCATCCAGTCATTTACCGTTGGTTCTGCTTATATGAATGACCGTGACGTAGTGTCAGTGGCCGGGCCGTTTATGCGTCGACTGATGTTGCTTTCCGGTGAGACCGCTAATCTGGCAATCCGTAATAATTTTGATGCAGTGCTGATTCGCCAGTGTGAATGCCAGGCCATGGTGCGCATGTGCGCCCCGCTGGGTAGCCGTTTGCCGCTGCATGCGTCAGGCGCTGGCAAAGCATTACTGTACCCGCTGGCGGAGGAAGAGATGCTGGATTTGATCGTACGTTCAGGCCTGCAAGCTTATACGCCAAAAACGCTCACCAGCGTTAATTTGCTGCGCAAGGATTTACATCAGTCATTGATGCAGGGTTACACCATCGATGATGAAGAGCATGCTCTGGGCCTGAACTGCCTGGCATCAGCCATTTTTGACCGCAATAACAATGTCATCGCAGCTATCTCCATTTCCGGGCCAAGCTCGCGGGTGGGCGAGGAGCGCTTTAAGGAACTGGGAGAGCTGGTAGGTGAAGTCGCCAGGGATATCAGTGCCGCATTGGGAGAGTCGCGTAGTAAGGCATAG
- a CDS encoding ureidoglycolate lyase yields MDLKITELTPEAFAPYGDVLQIEGSRFFHINDGKTERYHDLAKIEVSDGNRVLASINRAEPTPLPMKFSLLEKHPLSSQAFVPMNGERFVVIVAEPGDEIPVNTMRAFITNGKQGVNFHRNVWHHPLFAFEKVTDFFTIDRAGPDNCIVSDLPGTYRIVLDSAGRL; encoded by the coding sequence ATGGATCTAAAAATCACTGAGTTAACGCCAGAAGCCTTTGCGCCCTATGGTGATGTGCTGCAAATTGAGGGTTCGCGTTTCTTTCACATCAATGATGGGAAAACAGAACGCTATCACGACCTGGCCAAAATCGAAGTTTCGGACGGCAACAGAGTTCTGGCCAGTATCAACCGGGCGGAGCCCACTCCATTACCGATGAAATTCTCGCTGCTGGAAAAGCATCCCCTGTCATCACAAGCCTTTGTTCCCATGAACGGTGAGCGTTTTGTGGTGATCGTTGCTGAACCTGGCGATGAGATCCCTGTTAACACCATGCGTGCCTTTATCACCAACGGTAAGCAGGGGGTGAACTTCCATCGTAACGTCTGGCACCACCCGCTGTTCGCTTTTGAAAAGGTCACCGACTTCTTCACTATCGATCGGGCAGGACCAGATAACTGCATTGTGAGTGATTTACCAGGAACTTATCGTATAGTTTTGGATAGCGCTGGTCGCCTGTAG
- the manA gene encoding mannose-6-phosphate isomerase, class I, with product MSQCYFYPLTNVVKNYPWGSHSALNQRFHVSNPDDQPQAELWMGVHPAGISRVTLENGLLPLSDLITADKVAMLGAAAAKRFGDLPYLLKILAADSALSIQVHPQKEQAELGYAAQGDILSDTPDYNDANHKPELVYAITPFMAMNGFREPHEIIGHFKRLDIGGLRGAIKALEQHPDAEGLKAFFIEIMQLPDYVKKEALQHLADSAQKLYGDDLARFIQKLYQHYPNDTGVLAPLFLNCVTLQPGEAMFLHPGTLHAYVQGTAIEVMASSDNVLRAGLTGKKINLTELVTCTSFVPTLQQSLLMAPVLANGQSSYPIPVDDFRFSVIKDAGNLLMHTQSAEILLVINGRASLQHPSGETLTLITGQSVFIPASACDWALTVTGSLCRVYC from the coding sequence ATGAGCCAGTGCTATTTTTATCCTTTAACCAATGTTGTAAAAAACTATCCATGGGGCAGCCATAGCGCTTTAAACCAGCGCTTTCATGTGTCAAACCCTGATGACCAGCCGCAGGCTGAACTGTGGATGGGGGTTCACCCTGCAGGCATTTCCCGCGTCACCCTGGAAAACGGACTGCTGCCTCTCTCTGATCTGATAACCGCAGACAAAGTGGCCATGCTTGGTGCTGCCGCGGCTAAACGGTTCGGCGACCTGCCTTATTTACTGAAAATTCTTGCTGCTGACAGTGCTCTGTCTATTCAGGTTCATCCTCAAAAAGAGCAGGCTGAGTTGGGGTATGCTGCGCAGGGAGATATCCTCTCCGACACACCTGACTACAACGATGCGAATCACAAACCTGAGCTGGTTTACGCTATTACACCTTTTATGGCGATGAATGGTTTTCGTGAGCCACATGAAATTATTGGGCATTTCAAAAGGCTTGATATCGGGGGGCTGAGGGGCGCAATAAAGGCTCTTGAACAGCATCCTGATGCAGAAGGGCTGAAGGCCTTTTTTATCGAAATCATGCAGTTGCCTGACTATGTAAAAAAGGAGGCGTTACAGCATCTGGCAGACAGTGCTCAGAAACTGTATGGCGATGATCTGGCGCGTTTTATTCAGAAGCTTTATCAACATTATCCGAACGATACAGGGGTTCTGGCCCCACTTTTCCTTAACTGCGTAACATTACAGCCTGGCGAGGCAATGTTTCTTCATCCGGGCACACTGCATGCCTATGTTCAGGGGACCGCGATAGAGGTAATGGCGAGCTCCGATAATGTACTGCGGGCGGGATTAACGGGTAAAAAAATCAATCTTACCGAGCTGGTTACCTGTACGTCATTTGTACCCACTCTTCAGCAATCACTCCTGATGGCCCCCGTGCTGGCAAACGGGCAGAGCAGTTACCCTATTCCGGTAGATGATTTTCGTTTTAGTGTGATTAAAGATGCCGGCAATTTACTGATGCATACCCAAAGTGCAGAAATTCTGCTGGTCATTAATGGCCGTGCTTCGCTACAACATCCCAGTGGTGAAACGTTAACTCTTATCACCGGCCAATCGGTCTTTATTCCGGCATCTGCCTGTGACTGGGCACTCACAGTGACCGGATCCTTATGTAGAGTTTATTGCTAG
- a CDS encoding glycoside hydrolase family 1 protein translates to MKTYAFPENFLWGAAASGPQTEGTEGKPHRSIWDSWHASHPERFFQGIGPEKVCETLHKYKEDVALMKNIGFNSFRTSIQWSRLIDDFETGTPNTDAVKFYNDYFDEMINNGIEPMINLYHFDMPEELQQRYGGFESHHVTDLFARFAATAFKLFGHKIKYWVTFNEPIVPVEGGYLYDFHYPCKKDGKLAAQVGFNIMLAHAKAVNCYRQLNLSGEIGVVLNLTPTYTRSDSEEDKKAAWYADLLFNRSFLDPLVKHQFPKELCELLAAHNCLPEISKADVTLITDSRVDFLGVNYYVPRRVQARETEYTLDHFTPEFYFENYIDPNGRFNPYRDNNEIHPQAIYDIAVNIRDNYGNIKWYLAEIGIAMDLESEGPVQPDGVIDDHFRISLMEEHLVQLHRAISGGANCFGLHQWTFIDNWSWINSFKRRYGFYRLDLDTGERHIKRNGLWFRQLAQSNQFSCKEHSL, encoded by the coding sequence ATGAAGACGTATGCATTTCCGGAAAACTTTTTATGGGGTGCGGCAGCATCAGGGCCACAAACTGAAGGCACTGAGGGTAAACCCCATCGCTCAATCTGGGACAGCTGGCACGCCAGTCACCCCGAGCGTTTTTTCCAGGGTATTGGCCCTGAAAAGGTCTGTGAAACACTGCATAAGTACAAAGAAGATGTCGCGCTGATGAAAAATATCGGCTTTAACTCGTTTCGCACATCAATTCAGTGGTCACGTCTGATAGATGATTTTGAAACCGGCACACCGAATACAGACGCGGTAAAATTTTATAATGATTACTTCGACGAAATGATTAACAACGGTATTGAACCGATGATCAATCTGTATCATTTCGATATGCCAGAAGAGTTGCAACAGCGTTACGGCGGCTTTGAGTCCCACCATGTAACCGACCTGTTCGCCCGCTTTGCTGCCACTGCGTTTAAGCTTTTCGGTCACAAGATTAAATACTGGGTAACTTTCAACGAACCAATTGTCCCCGTGGAGGGCGGTTACCTTTATGACTTCCATTACCCCTGTAAAAAAGATGGCAAGCTCGCAGCGCAGGTAGGTTTCAACATCATGCTGGCTCATGCCAAAGCGGTAAATTGTTATCGTCAGTTGAATTTAAGCGGCGAGATCGGTGTCGTCCTCAACCTGACGCCCACATATACTCGTAGTGATTCAGAGGAAGATAAAAAAGCAGCCTGGTATGCAGATTTACTGTTTAACCGCAGCTTTCTTGATCCTCTGGTAAAACACCAGTTCCCCAAAGAATTGTGCGAATTACTGGCGGCTCATAACTGTCTGCCAGAAATCAGTAAAGCTGATGTTACGCTAATCACTGATTCCCGGGTCGATTTCCTGGGGGTAAATTACTACGTGCCTCGCCGTGTTCAGGCGCGGGAAACTGAGTACACACTCGATCACTTCACGCCTGAATTCTATTTCGAAAATTATATTGACCCGAATGGTCGCTTCAATCCCTATCGCGATAATAACGAAATCCATCCTCAGGCAATCTACGATATAGCTGTCAATATTCGCGATAACTACGGCAACATTAAATGGTATTTGGCGGAAATAGGCATTGCTATGGATCTTGAGTCAGAGGGGCCAGTACAGCCTGATGGCGTCATTGATGACCATTTCCGCATCAGCCTGATGGAAGAACATCTGGTTCAGCTGCACCGCGCAATTTCCGGGGGGGCCAACTGCTTCGGCCTGCACCAGTGGACGTTTATCGATAACTGGTCGTGGATTAACTCCTTTAAACGCCGTTATGGTTTTTACCGCCTCGATCTTGATACCGGGGAGCGTCATATCAAGCGAAACGGTCTCTGGTTCAGGCAGCTCGCGCAGAGTAATCAGTTTTCCTGCAAGGAGCATTCGTTATGA
- a CDS encoding CBM35 domain-containing protein: MLSLMTALASGGAMAAEQSHFEHFITRQGAQLMDGNQAFRFAGIHAPELHRIENDARGVCKADPRGWGQYFAWPTAEEQENWIAAIVQTGAKAQRVYVLSVQQENDKECERETHILAPLTPEGMPRLNEKAMTVYDNMIAEADKQGLRLIVPFIDHWWWWGGREQLAAFYHEKPEDFYNTSSKTYKAYQDVIRQVITRTNTKTGRPYYNEKAIMAWETGNELEDTNADFLKQTASLIKELAPHQLVVDGTYKKINDFSVNDPNVDIVSNHYYTNAGNNHPDQVKKDLQAIGGKKVYLVGEFGLLDSKDLNNIMQSIVHTEVNGAKAAGGFIWGFRGHRHDGGFYWHKEYTGHYSYHLPGFPVEGKANQEMDVVNLVRTAAAQMSGLEKAPPLPVPEAPKLRETQSPFAINWMGAAVGRSYDVERAGSKSGPWKIVGSDISDGVQEWNPATMDLFRDDYASLTLGKTYYYRVIAKNESGKSAPSNVISVTHNQKNQAPVIELNVKTTTALNNGLSLDARWNDDNLPARQVSEKWISSGKKQAYFCNADKASSRAWFPEPGDYQLTFTADDGLLKSAKSIDVTVTEATAKAPADFCHFDSKELAHSQGKVNVIKSAENQLTAGEDGFLGSFANEGDKVSWQINAPWEGEYQLHLNFNAKWGSKKNSVQVNSDKPLQIEFPQTDEKGQQMIIPIRLNQGDNTISLGKFPGDWGYIFIKSIQVTAE, from the coding sequence ATGTTGTCCCTGATGACAGCATTAGCCAGCGGTGGCGCAATGGCTGCTGAACAATCCCATTTTGAGCATTTTATAACGCGTCAGGGTGCTCAGTTAATGGATGGCAATCAGGCATTCCGCTTTGCGGGGATCCATGCGCCAGAACTGCATCGTATTGAAAACGATGCCCGTGGTGTGTGCAAAGCTGACCCGCGTGGCTGGGGGCAATATTTTGCCTGGCCCACCGCGGAAGAACAGGAAAACTGGATCGCCGCCATTGTGCAAACAGGGGCAAAAGCCCAGCGGGTTTACGTCCTTTCCGTTCAGCAGGAAAACGATAAAGAGTGCGAACGCGAAACGCATATTCTTGCGCCTCTAACACCCGAGGGCATGCCTCGCCTGAATGAAAAGGCGATGACGGTTTACGACAACATGATCGCCGAGGCTGATAAACAAGGTCTTCGATTAATCGTTCCGTTTATCGATCACTGGTGGTGGTGGGGCGGACGCGAGCAGCTCGCCGCCTTCTATCATGAAAAACCTGAAGATTTTTATAACACCAGCAGTAAGACCTACAAGGCTTATCAGGATGTTATTCGTCAGGTTATTACCCGCACCAATACCAAAACGGGGCGTCCGTACTATAACGAAAAAGCCATTATGGCCTGGGAAACCGGTAATGAACTGGAAGACACAAACGCGGATTTCCTGAAGCAAACGGCGTCGTTGATAAAAGAGCTGGCTCCTCATCAGCTGGTTGTTGATGGCACTTATAAGAAAATAAATGATTTTTCGGTAAATGACCCGAACGTAGATATTGTCAGCAACCATTACTACACCAACGCCGGGAATAATCATCCCGATCAGGTGAAGAAAGATTTGCAGGCTATTGGCGGTAAAAAAGTCTATCTGGTCGGTGAGTTTGGCTTACTCGACAGCAAAGACCTGAACAACATCATGCAGTCTATCGTGCACACCGAGGTGAACGGGGCTAAAGCTGCCGGTGGATTTATCTGGGGTTTTCGCGGTCATCGCCACGATGGGGGTTTTTACTGGCACAAAGAGTATACCGGTCATTACAGCTATCATTTGCCAGGCTTCCCGGTGGAAGGGAAAGCCAATCAGGAAATGGACGTGGTTAATCTGGTTCGGACTGCCGCAGCGCAGATGTCCGGACTTGAGAAAGCTCCGCCACTCCCGGTACCAGAAGCACCGAAACTGCGTGAAACTCAGTCACCATTTGCCATCAACTGGATGGGGGCGGCAGTAGGTCGCAGCTACGATGTTGAACGTGCCGGTTCGAAAAGCGGCCCGTGGAAAATTGTCGGTAGCGATATTTCAGACGGCGTTCAGGAGTGGAATCCAGCAACCATGGATTTATTCCGGGACGACTACGCCTCGCTCACGTTAGGTAAAACGTATTACTACCGTGTGATTGCGAAAAACGAATCCGGGAAATCCGCGCCGTCTAATGTAATTAGCGTTACGCATAACCAGAAAAATCAGGCACCGGTTATTGAGCTTAACGTTAAAACAACCACCGCGCTGAATAACGGCCTCAGTCTTGATGCGCGTTGGAATGACGACAATCTGCCCGCTCGTCAGGTCAGTGAGAAGTGGATCAGTTCAGGGAAAAAACAGGCTTATTTTTGCAATGCTGACAAAGCATCTTCCCGAGCCTGGTTCCCCGAACCGGGAGACTATCAGCTGACTTTTACCGCTGATGACGGCCTGCTGAAGAGTGCTAAAAGCATCGATGTGACGGTCACAGAAGCAACCGCCAAAGCACCTGCTGATTTCTGCCACTTTGACAGTAAAGAGTTGGCCCATTCTCAGGGAAAAGTGAATGTCATTAAGAGCGCGGAGAATCAACTCACCGCAGGTGAAGATGGCTTCCTTGGTTCCTTCGCTAACGAAGGTGACAAGGTTAGCTGGCAGATTAATGCACCGTGGGAAGGTGAATATCAGCTTCACCTGAACTTCAACGCAAAGTGGGGGAGTAAGAAAAACTCAGTGCAGGTTAACAGTGATAAACCACTGCAAATTGAGTTCCCGCAAACCGATGAAAAAGGTCAGCAGATGATCATTCCGATTCGGCTTAATCAAGGTGACAACACCATTAGTCTCGGTAAGTTCCCCGGCGACTGGGGATATATATTCATCAAGTCTATTCAGGTTACTGCTGAGTAG
- a CDS encoding maltoporin → MKSLNRILPLSLLIASAVCGIAHAEQYDFTMHGYMRSGILATSDGNRADSLGLMPDGKFRLGNEDDTKIELIPQVTLKSDSGVVAKIQTNITHQTKCTSDWNCLDDDGKAVQFREGYVELSNLDFAPDVAFWAGKRYSSSNASSHQFDWEYIQYNGTGGGFDNLDIGFARFDAGIYAFTTTDESKAYPVDKGDQGYPDDYSLNLWFKKIADSPVDLELIAHHMNNNENHIGAAEKGYGVTGIYNFEGFYGLTGGSSKFVAQYGRGLAAGDSLGKNGWGWANLDDTQSWRLVLDGVATIGDGWEVATFAFYQKDKNYRWWSSDNEGWGRSSWVAGVRPYQQITKNFAMQYEVGYEYLDDKNYKGVDGKGKGGLTKVTIAPTLTFDSGFWSRPQIRVFATYAKWDKGVSDALDGNYDWSTNTIGSGGYSRSGKTDTLNFGIQGEVWF, encoded by the coding sequence ATGAAAAGTCTGAACAGAATTTTACCTCTGTCTTTACTGATTGCTTCGGCAGTCTGCGGCATTGCCCATGCCGAACAGTATGACTTCACAATGCACGGTTATATGCGCTCTGGCATCCTGGCGACATCAGATGGCAACCGCGCAGACTCACTTGGTCTGATGCCTGATGGAAAATTCCGCCTTGGCAATGAAGACGACACCAAAATTGAACTGATCCCACAGGTGACATTGAAATCGGATTCCGGCGTGGTCGCTAAAATCCAGACCAACATTACTCACCAGACAAAATGCACCTCTGACTGGAACTGCCTTGATGATGATGGCAAGGCCGTTCAGTTCCGCGAAGGATATGTTGAACTCTCTAACCTGGATTTTGCGCCTGATGTCGCATTCTGGGCTGGTAAACGCTACAGCAGTTCTAACGCATCCAGCCACCAGTTCGACTGGGAATACATTCAGTACAACGGCACAGGGGGTGGATTCGATAACCTGGATATCGGTTTTGCCCGTTTCGATGCCGGGATCTACGCCTTTACGACAACAGATGAATCGAAGGCATACCCCGTAGATAAAGGCGACCAGGGTTACCCCGACGATTATTCACTCAATCTGTGGTTTAAAAAAATCGCAGATTCGCCCGTCGATCTTGAGCTTATTGCCCATCACATGAACAACAACGAGAACCATATTGGCGCAGCAGAAAAAGGCTATGGCGTAACCGGGATCTATAACTTTGAAGGCTTCTATGGGCTAACAGGCGGAAGCTCCAAATTTGTTGCTCAGTATGGTCGTGGTCTTGCGGCGGGTGACTCATTGGGTAAAAACGGCTGGGGATGGGCAAACCTTGATGACACGCAGTCATGGCGTTTGGTTCTCGACGGCGTTGCCACCATCGGCGACGGCTGGGAAGTTGCTACCTTCGCCTTCTACCAAAAAGATAAAAATTATCGCTGGTGGAGCAGTGATAACGAAGGGTGGGGGCGCTCAAGCTGGGTTGCGGGCGTTCGTCCTTATCAGCAAATCACCAAAAACTTCGCCATGCAGTATGAAGTTGGCTACGAATACCTCGACGATAAAAACTACAAAGGTGTTGATGGTAAAGGGAAAGGTGGTTTAACCAAAGTGACTATCGCGCCAACGCTGACCTTTGACTCGGGGTTCTGGAGCCGTCCGCAAATCCGCGTATTTGCGACTTACGCTAAGTGGGACAAAGGTGTATCCGATGCGCTGGATGGCAACTACGACTGGAGTACTAACACCATCGGTTCCGGTGGCTACAGCCGCAGTGGGAAAACAGACACTCTGAACTTCGGTATCCAGGGCGAAGTGTGGTTCTGA